In the Primulina tabacum isolate GXHZ01 chromosome 7, ASM2559414v2, whole genome shotgun sequence genome, gttgccgagAACTATTAAttgacaattttatttttagttattttctttagcattgttttatttttcttgagaTAACACTCCATATTCTATTTCAGATATCTTTTCCAGTtcatgccaaagtcacttgacgtggagcttgagcagTTTGACCCGGAAATTGAAAAAACTTTCCGCAGACAACAGCAGAGACTGAAGGAACTGATGGAGAGGCACGAGCACGAGCATGAGGAGGAACGCCATAAAGGCAGACATGTTGAGATGCCACGCCGTATACCGATGCTAGAGTATGCCCAGCCTTCTTTGGATGGTGCACGCCCCATCATTGTGAGGCCTATTGTGCCGGAAAACCACTTCGAAATCAAGCCAGTcataattcagatgattcagaatacaGTACGAtttggaggatctgcagtagatgacccaaacacgcacatcgcagatttccttgaaatttgcgatacttttaaatttaatggagtttctgatgacgctgttaggttgcgtttatttcctttctccttatgtgacaaagctaaagcatggttaaattgtttgcctgtaggttcgATCAGCACATGGGAGGACATGGCAAAAGCCTTTCTcattaaatactttcctccatctaagGCCATGAAGCTGCAGGAAGACATAACCACATttgctcaattcgagcaggagtctttatatgaggcatgggagtgTTTCAAGGATCTATTGCGAAGATGTCCCCATCATGAAATGCCAATTGGGTTAGTCGTTCAAACTTTTTACTATGGCTTATGCACtcctaatcgtactatgatagatgttgCTGCTTGTGGAAACCTACTGCGAAAAACTGTTGAGGAAGGATATGAGTcattggaggagatggctgctagcagctatcatcctcaatctgaaaggGACAACCAGCGAAGAAATGCAGGAGTTCATCAGGTAACTGACCTTTCCGCTATTACTGCACAACTTGATGTCTTGAACAGGAAATTGGACGGCTTGAATATGGGTGGCACGGCTATGCGTCATCAAGAGATATTCTATGATAAGTGTGGAGGTGAACACTTTGCGAAAGACTATCGAAATGGAAATCCCTTTTATGCGCAAAAAGGGGCACcagtgaatcaagtgggagtccaaaATCGTCGAAGGAATGATCCGTATTCGAAcacatacaatcctggatggaggcaacatcccaacttctcatggggtggccAAAACAGTCAGAATCGACCAGAAGGAGGACAACCATATGGGAAGCAACCAATGTACAGATCTGAACCTCCTAGAGAAGAAAATTCCAATTtggagcagatgatgtctaagttcatctcatctaccgaaactagactccaaaatcaagatgcatcgataaaggagctagagaatcagattggacagttagctaagatgatagcaagtagagagacgggcaccttgccaagtaacacagagaccaatccaaaagagcaagtgaaggccatcgagttgaagagtggAAAAATTTTAGAGTCTAGAGGGACAGAAAGAAATCAAGTACTGGATGAACAGACTGAGTCATCAaaaggtaagtcttctaactctacaccagcacccactgcacaacCTAAAATTGTTATCCTtccaccttttcctgcagcattAAAAAAGGCGAAATTAGAtgcgcaattcggtaagttcttaaaagtattcaagaaattgcacaTCAATATTCCCTTTGCTGATGCGCTGATGCAAACGCCAAGctatgctaaatttttgaagGACATCTTAGCAAACAAGAGAAAATTGGAGGATCATATGACGGTAAATCTAACTGAAAATTGCTCTTCTTTGGTGTAAAACAAGATCCCACCAAAACTTAAGtatccagggagtttttctattccttgcgtGATTGGTGATATCCTTTTTCATAAAGTTTTGTGTGATCTTGGTatgagtattaatcttatgcctttaTCTGTATTGAGGAAACTCGGATTAAGAGAACCTAAGCCAACAAGGATGTCCTTGCCACTAGCAGACAAATCTGTCAAATACCCGTGAGGAGTCGTAGAGGACGTCCTGGTAAAGGTggacaaattcatatttcctgcGTATTTTGTagtacttgacatggaggaagacATGGACATGCTCTTGATTTTGGGGAGACCATTCACTGCGACTGGCAAGTCCCTGATTGATgttcaagaagggaagttgagattgagagtgggcgAGGAAGAAATTACTTTTGACGTGTTTAAtgctcttaagcacacactgcacacGGATGActgttttagaattgatgctGTGGATTCACTTGTATATAATTTTGTGAAGGATTCTATGAAAGACCAATTGGCAGCCACCCTCACAACTAAATTGAAGGAGGATGACTTGGACGAAGAGAAAGCTGAAATAGTGGCATACTTTAAtgccaactgtaacgccccgaaaattttaaagtccacgcgaaccaaatgcacgagttattaaattcatgtgtattttaattaaatgtttcaattacattaattaattatgttgtgcatatttacatgtttaaaatatatttttctacatggttgcattaaaatatattttttttaaaggttatttgagttgcaatcgaagaacggagaccgatggctgaaaaatagaaaatatttttattggttaattttttttaattattttaaataagggtgatgctttttcttatttttgaaaataaggagttttgagatgattttatatgccgggatataaattttatcggtgttggtttttcaacaaaaatacgaactttttggcaacccggctaataaagtaacaaatttaattaaacaaaactattataatattttaattaattccaAATCAAGCACTAGTGGGCCTAATTTGGgggcttaatgggcttaagcttaattaaagaattacttagtatataatattttaaatcaccTCAAACCCTACATTCGTCACACAAAAACACATGCCTCTTTTTCTGAAAATCCACCCCATATACACGACAATAcacaaattattttgaagaaaatttcGAAAGAAGCTTCAAGGGTTGTCAAGCCCAGGTCCTTCGCGTcatcgttcttcgtcgtcaacgtatattcgttCGTTTAAaaagcaaaggcacgccatacatatCCTTTTAtcgtctatcacatcgtattatcgttttaaatatcgttcatatgaaaagcatgatatttttattataattttcgtAATATTGCGTATGCTTGTAATAAACTTAAGGTTTGATGTTCCAAAACATGTATATTGTGGTGTTAAGGGACTGCCATGACTGGGAATTGTTAAGGGACAattttacacaagttaaaaggcCCTAGACACACACCTCACACGctgtaaaacaaaagaaacaagcTGGTGCGAGGTCCTTCTGTCATATGATCATGTTGGCTCGGTTTTAGTGTATAGGTGGCTAGGCTTGGGTTCGGTTGGACCAGGGCTTGGCTAAGGGTGTGTATGAGTCaagggtggagtcctagccatgctaggactggAGTACAGGGCtcgggaaggagtcctagccgaGAGGGTTGCTGCTGCACGCCTTGGTGCAGCAGCGTGCAAGCGACGTGTTTCAGCCAGGGGTcacgggctgggctagggtgtctcactagggtcctaagagggtgcacgaCAGGCTGGTTCAGGGTCTGGGTCGTTGGCTAGGGTCCTAGATACAAAAACGTAGAGTCCCTGTAAGGTGGGTTGCTTCTCGGCTGCAGCACTTGGGGATGGCTAGCTTCAGTTCTGTGGCTGGGGGCTGGTCCGTGGATTCCTAGGGCTCCAGGAGGGTGTCCAGAGGgtttggtcagggtttggtctagcatggctcgagggtggctcgaggaAATCGAGCCATGGCTCGGGTCCAACCTTAGAGGGTCAAGATAGGGTTTTAATTGACCAAATTAATCGAAACACGGCTCATGGGGTCGAGttgtggttcacgagggctaaaataatataaaaagtctaagtttttaatttaggaattttatattaaagtttggaatttttcgggattTAAAACGTCGTAAAAACGAACAAATACAGATAAATTaaaaagtttaatatttaagctaaataaaattataagaaaattaagttatgcttaaataattatttggtacattttagagtcaataaagtcaagaaaatgtcaaaaacatgaaattttacgtctatgggtaaaacggtctttttacaccaaaaattagtaaaggtcatgacagtgctctaaatgctattgttatgatattatgattatttttaaatttttatgaaattttacatgaataaattatgaattttaaatgtctattggttttttatgatttaatgttgacatttaaaatatatgtttcatgcttgatttcaaaaacaaaaatgatatgttatgcatgattttataaagtgatgagattgtaaaacgttgaaggaagtgaaataattgtgactattgaggttaTGTAGATTTCGGGTAAGAATGGGAAggtcgtgagggaaaagaccccagagggagcccatttatggaaaaagaccccagagggaacccgacgatcgtattttcattcgaatgaggataggccagggctcagttgaccggtgagagtgttgcttgtgtcccccgccacccagtactgtggtttcatgtcgatggatccatcgactttttgaggtttgaggaaagtcacaattaacaatctgaattcaataaaagagaaggaaaatgtttatgatcatgataaaaggttttatgttatgttgaggaaaaggaaaaggttatGGGTCATGTTACGCaagtcatgaaaatgttatttttacctaaAGAATGTTTCATTGTTGTTTGTgatttttatacgtattatttgttataaagattatggtgtgttgagtctttagactcactaggtgtgatggatgcaggtgagtttgagggaggggTTTCGATGGTTtacctgactggactgaaggtgcacacaacccgaggaccagcgcttatACTTCTTCTgcaattatgatttatgattatgatttacgttaaaagattttaagactatttattcatgtttttgagggatttttgagaggtttagtatgagctatacttttcaaatttattgctttttaggtttggtaaacatTTGAAGATATCATTtctttatgactatttcacttgattttaaatactagttggggttaatgttttattttgaaatgagCAAAATATTTTAGTATGGGTGATTGG is a window encoding:
- the LOC142550583 gene encoding uncharacterized protein LOC142550583; the encoded protein is MPKSLDVELEQFDPEIEKTFRRQQQRLKELMERHEHEHEEERHKGRHVEMPRRIPMLEYAQPSLDGSISTWEDMAKAFLIKYFPPSKAMKLQEDITTFAQFEQESLYEAWECFKDLLRRCPHHEMPIGLVVQTFYYGLCTPNRTMIDVAACGNLLRKTVEEGYESLEEMAASSYHPQSERDNQRRNAGVHQVTDLSAITAQLDVLNRKLDGLNMGGTAMRHQEIFYDKCGGEHFAKDYRNGNPFYAQKGAPVNQVGVQNRRRNDPYSNTYNPGWRQHPNFSWGGQNTLKKAKLDAQFGKFLKVFKKLHINIPFADALMQTPSYAKFLKDILANKRKLEDHMTIPPKLKYPGSFSIPCVIGDILFHKVLCDLGMSINLMPLSVLRKLGLREPKPTRMSLPLADKSVKYP